TTGGGGGAACGGCGTCAGCAAGAGCCGCAGGCCGTCGAGTTGGACGGGCGTAATGAGATCTTTGAAGAGCCGGTAATAGTTGTTGATCGACACGACTTCGCCGCGCGAGACGTCGCCGAGTTCCGTACGATTTTGCAGGAAGATCGCCGGCGGAAATTCCGGTACGAACGCCTCGGGCAGATCGAAGTCCACGTCGAAGCGTTGCAGTCGGGGAAACATCTCGATCTGCATTTGCGGAAAAACTTGTCCCCCCGGAGTATGCTTCGGGTGCGGCAACGAGGGATAAGGGAACGTGCTGGCTTTGCGAATTTCATCGGCCGACAGTTTGGCGAGCGAGTCCCAAGTGTTTCCCTCGCGCAAGCGGGCCGTCGGGCCGACTGCGAGCGGCTTGCCGCGGCTCATCTTCGCTTCGGGATCCAGCCGAGGTTGAAGATCGTAGCGCGATTCCAGCAGCGCACGTTGATCGGCCATCACCTTCCCCTTCGCCGCCACATCGGCTTCGTAGCTTTGCTCGAAGGTCGTTAGCGGAACCTTGGCGTTCAAAGGATCGCGCACGAAGTCGAAGCCCTTGATTTGCCCTTGCTCGGGTTGAGCGTTCAACACATCCGACGAGGCCGGCGCATTCGCAGCCGAGAACTTATCGGAACGATCCTGCTCCGTGGGCTGTTGCTCGATACGCTTCACTTCGACCGCTGCGGGCGTTTGTGCATTCTGAATCGCATCGGCCGGCGCCGCCGGTTTCGCAGCGGCGGGTGGATTAGGAACTTGATTCCCATAGACCGCGATCGCAACGACGGCGATTCCCAACGACAAGCAGAAGAGCCGGATGGGGGCGAACATGGTGAAGTCTCCGAATGCGGGGGGCGGCAATTGCGAATCGCGATGAAACACGAATCGCAAAACCTATACCATTCGGAGGATCGGGCGATAACTCGGCGTTCCGGTGCCGATTTATAAGCTCGCACCTTCGACTGTGTACAAAGAACGGTCAGTCGGTGCATCGATGATCCACGACCTGCCACATGGCGGATCGATGGAGCCACGCCGCGAGACCGTTGCCGATGCGAGGCATTGGTTATTTCGGTTTCGACAACTCCAACCGTAGCAGGTTGAGCGCCTGCTTTGCGGCCCGCGGCACTAAGATGGCCGAATGGCCTGCGAACGGCATCGGCTTCACGACCGTTCCGTTGCGATCGGCAAGCGCGAAGCAAATCTTCGGCGGTGTCGGGGCATCGGCGAGAATCGCCGGCGCACGTCCTGCGGCGAGCCCGATGTCGGCTCCGAAACGAGAACGGGCGGCTTCCGCGAGTAACGCCGTCGTGCGGCTCAGGCAGGCATCGTCTTGCGCGAGCGTTTCCGCCGCGCGCACATCGGGAGACGTCTCCAGCCATTTGATCGCGGTCATGTCGCTGGTGACGAGCGTGCTCCCCGAGAAATATCCCTCGGCACCCGCTTCGGCCAACCAGCGCGCGAGCACGCCGCCGGTCCCCCATTCGGTGATGGCGAGCGTCAGATCGCGTTGCTTCAGCAGTCGCACGACGGCGTGCTGCAACTCGTCGTCTTCTTCTCCGAACACCAACTCGCCGAGGCATTCGTAAATCGTTCGGGCCGTCGGCTCCATCGCTTCGCGGCACTCCGCTTCATCGCGGCCCGAGGCGGTGATGCGCAAAGTAATCGTCGCTTCGTGAACCGTGATGCCGACGCTCGGCACTCGGCCGCGCCGAATCAAGTCGGGCAACATCTGCTCGAGATCGCTTTCGCCGACGCCGAAGCATTTGATCCGCCGATGACGAATCACGCGTGCCTCAGGCAGCATCGCGCGAATCGCCGGTTCGACGGTCGCTTGCCACATCTCTTTCATCTCGGCCGGAACGCCCGGCAGCGCGAACGCTCGGCATGGATTTCGGCCTGTGCGCGGCACGTCGATATCGATGCCCGGCGCGGTCCCTTGCGGATTCGGAACGACGCGGCTCCCCTCCGGAAAATAGGCTTGGATCTTATTTCGCTCCGGCATCGGTCGGCCGCGCCGTGCGAACAAACCTTCGACGTGTCGTAAGGCGGCTTCGTCGAGCACCAGTCCTTTGCCGACGGACTTAGCCAAGACTTCGCGCGTCAGATCGTCGGCGGTCGGGCCGAGTCCGCCGGTCGAGACCACGATGTCGGCACGGTCGAGCGCGTTGCGAAACACGTCGATGTTCGCCGCTTCGTCGTCGGCGACGGTCGTGTGAAACGCCGTCTCGACTCCCAACTCGGCGAGCCGCAAGCTGAGCCATTGGCAATTCGTATCCAGCCGCTGGCCGCTCGTTAGCTCATCCCCGATCGAGATCACTTCCGCACGCATCGAAAAACGCTCCGCACGAATAGAACCTGAATAAATGAACGGGTCATCTTACTCTTTCTCTTTCAAGATGGGCAAAGCGTCGTTTTCGGCAGCGGTGGAGAAGTCGTCGTCGAGACGCATGCGGAGAAAATATAATCCGGGATGATTCGCGGCGCGGTGGGCGTTGTTAGAGTGGAACCGTCGTAGACCTAGTCGATTTCAGGCTCGACCCCCGCCGGCAATACCCCCACCCTCGCCGAAGAATCGAACGCCATATGTGTTATGCAGCACGCTACTT
The sequence above is drawn from the Planctomycetia bacterium genome and encodes:
- a CDS encoding cytochrome B6; this encodes MQNAQTPAAVEVKRIEQQPTEQDRSDKFSAANAPASSDVLNAQPEQGQIKGFDFVRDPLNAKVPLTTFEQSYEADVAAKGKVMADQRALLESRYDLQPRLDPEAKMSRGKPLAVGPTARLREGNTWDSLAKLSADEIRKASTFPYPSLPHPKHTPGGQVFPQMQIEMFPRLQRFDVDFDLPEAFVPEFPPAIFLQNRTELGDVSRGEVVSINNYYRLFKDLITPVQLDGLRLLLTPFPQEEFNPTDDRKSLQPSLGVTCFDCHVNGHTTGQFHLNPDNRPQQRRFRLDTVSLRGLNQQQIHGSKRSLRSVEDFTEFEQRTAYFNGDPIHAMKKGFMILDRVPVSHMAQFQNMLDFPPAPKLDPEGRLMPEVATESELRGEKLFVGKARCASCHPAPFFLDHQMHDLKLERFINEAPTGQIKTFTLRGIKDSPPYLHDGRCLTLEDTVEFFNLVLKLDLNAQEKQDLVAYMRQL
- a CDS encoding CinA family nicotinamide mononucleotide deamidase-related protein; the protein is MRAEVISIGDELTSGQRLDTNCQWLSLRLAELGVETAFHTTVADDEAANIDVFRNALDRADIVVSTGGLGPTADDLTREVLAKSVGKGLVLDEAALRHVEGLFARRGRPMPERNKIQAYFPEGSRVVPNPQGTAPGIDIDVPRTGRNPCRAFALPGVPAEMKEMWQATVEPAIRAMLPEARVIRHRRIKCFGVGESDLEQMLPDLIRRGRVPSVGITVHEATITLRITASGRDEAECREAMEPTARTIYECLGELVFGEEDDELQHAVVRLLKQRDLTLAITEWGTGGVLARWLAEAGAEGYFSGSTLVTSDMTAIKWLETSPDVRAAETLAQDDACLSRTTALLAEAARSRFGADIGLAAGRAPAILADAPTPPKICFALADRNGTVVKPMPFAGHSAILVPRAAKQALNLLRLELSKPK